One window from the genome of Prosthecobacter vanneervenii encodes:
- a CDS encoding efflux RND transporter permease subunit, which yields MNISRFFITRPIFAGVLSLLIFILGGISLFQLPISEYPEVVPPTVIVTATYPGANPKTIAETVASPLEQTINGIENMLYMSSMSTANGVMTLTVTFKIGTELDLAQMQVQNRVAQVLPKLPEEVRRFGVTTVKSSPNMTLVVHLLSPNERYDEIYLRNYATLNVKDELSRLSGVGQVNIFGGGDYAMRIWIDPDKAAARGLTSGDIVNAIREQNIQVAAGTIGQQPTKDSAFELTVNAKGRLISEEEFEQIIVKTGPHGEKLRLRDVARSEMGSGDYSLRALLNNKRAVGMGVFQLPGANALAVSEAVRHCMAELKKKMPEGVDYAIAYDPTVFVEKSIDAVIHTLLEALVLVVLVVVIFLQTWRASIIPLAAVPVSLVGTFAVMHALGFSINNLSLFGLVLAIGIVVDDAIVVVENVERNIQNGLKPLAATQQAMTEVTGPIVATALVLCAVFIPTAFISGLSGQFYKQFAVTIAISTVISAINSLTLSPALSALLLKGHGDKRDILTKLIDGLFGWFFRPFNRFFEWSSNVYVGLVKRIIRFSFIAVIIYGGLVWATWKGFETVPEGFVPSQDKQYLVGFAQLPDGASLDRTDDVMRRMSQIAMDEPGVKDAIAFPGLSIQGFTISPNAGIVFVGLDNFEDRKSPELSGAAIANSLNGKFMAIQDAMVMMFPPPPVNGIGTTGGFKLMVEDRGNQGYAALYQATQKLVGAAYGTQKLTQVYSGYTVNVPQLEADVDREKAKVQGVPLANLFETLQVNLGSLYVNDFNRFGRTYQVVAQAEQQFRDDASDITRLKTRNAAGEMVPVGSLVKVKEGFGPDRVTHYNGYLAADLNGAPMPPLSSGQAEELISKLAKEGLPGGFEFEWTDLTYQKIIAGNTAIYIYPLCILLVFMVLAAQYESLRLPLAIILIVPLCLLFALAGVMITGGDNNIFTQIGFIVLIGLACKNAILIVEFAKEKFDHGLSPLEAAIESCRLRLRPILMTSIAFIAGVYPLVVSTGAGAEMRRAMGTAVFAGMIGVTFLGLFFTPVFYVLVMLWQKKKKASASADEIPSAALPVPH from the coding sequence ATGAACATTTCCCGATTTTTTATCACCCGTCCCATCTTTGCGGGTGTGCTGTCGCTGCTGATTTTCATTCTCGGCGGCATCTCCCTCTTTCAGCTGCCGATCTCCGAGTATCCTGAGGTCGTGCCGCCGACGGTCATTGTGACGGCGACCTATCCCGGTGCGAATCCGAAGACCATTGCCGAAACGGTGGCCTCGCCGCTGGAGCAGACGATCAACGGCATCGAAAACATGCTCTACATGTCGTCGATGAGCACGGCCAATGGCGTGATGACGCTCACCGTCACGTTCAAGATCGGCACGGAGCTCGACCTCGCGCAGATGCAGGTGCAGAACCGCGTGGCGCAGGTGCTTCCCAAGCTGCCGGAGGAGGTGCGCCGTTTCGGGGTCACCACGGTGAAGTCTTCTCCCAACATGACGCTGGTGGTGCATCTGCTCTCCCCCAACGAGCGCTATGACGAGATCTACCTGCGCAACTACGCCACCCTCAATGTGAAGGACGAGCTGTCGCGACTCTCCGGTGTGGGGCAGGTGAACATCTTCGGCGGCGGCGACTACGCCATGCGCATCTGGATCGATCCCGACAAGGCCGCCGCGCGTGGCCTGACCTCCGGCGACATCGTGAACGCCATCCGCGAGCAGAACATCCAGGTGGCCGCGGGCACCATCGGCCAGCAGCCCACCAAGGACTCCGCCTTTGAGCTGACGGTGAATGCCAAGGGCCGCCTTATCAGCGAGGAGGAGTTTGAGCAGATCATCGTCAAGACCGGGCCGCATGGGGAAAAGCTCCGCCTGCGGGATGTCGCACGCTCCGAGATGGGCTCGGGCGACTACTCGCTGCGCGCGCTGCTCAACAACAAGCGTGCCGTCGGCATGGGCGTATTCCAGCTTCCCGGCGCGAATGCGCTCGCCGTCTCCGAGGCGGTGCGCCATTGCATGGCTGAGCTGAAGAAGAAAATGCCCGAGGGCGTGGACTACGCCATCGCCTATGACCCCACGGTGTTCGTGGAGAAGTCCATCGATGCGGTCATCCACACGCTGCTGGAGGCTCTGGTGCTCGTCGTGCTGGTCGTCGTTATCTTCCTGCAGACCTGGCGTGCCTCCATCATCCCGCTGGCGGCGGTGCCGGTGTCTCTCGTCGGCACCTTTGCGGTGATGCATGCGCTCGGGTTCTCGATCAACAATCTTTCCCTCTTCGGCCTCGTGCTTGCCATCGGCATCGTGGTGGATGACGCCATCGTGGTCGTCGAAAACGTGGAGCGTAACATTCAGAACGGTCTCAAGCCGCTGGCGGCCACGCAGCAGGCCATGACGGAGGTGACAGGGCCCATCGTGGCCACGGCGCTTGTGCTGTGCGCGGTGTTCATTCCCACGGCATTCATCAGCGGGCTCAGCGGCCAGTTCTACAAGCAGTTCGCCGTCACCATCGCCATCTCCACGGTCATTTCGGCCATCAACTCGCTCACGCTTTCTCCGGCGCTCTCCGCGCTGCTGCTGAAGGGCCACGGTGACAAGCGTGACATCCTCACCAAGCTCATCGACGGTCTGTTTGGCTGGTTCTTCCGGCCGTTCAACCGCTTCTTTGAGTGGTCGTCCAATGTGTATGTGGGCCTGGTGAAACGCATCATCCGTTTCAGCTTCATCGCCGTCATCATCTACGGCGGTCTTGTCTGGGCCACATGGAAAGGTTTTGAAACTGTGCCCGAGGGCTTTGTGCCCAGCCAGGACAAGCAGTACCTCGTCGGCTTTGCGCAGCTGCCAGATGGCGCTTCTCTTGACCGCACCGACGACGTCATGCGTCGGATGTCCCAGATCGCCATGGACGAGCCGGGCGTGAAGGACGCCATCGCTTTCCCGGGCCTGTCCATCCAGGGTTTCACCATCAGCCCCAATGCGGGCATCGTGTTCGTCGGCCTCGACAACTTCGAGGACCGCAAGTCGCCGGAGCTCAGCGGCGCGGCCATCGCCAATTCGCTCAACGGCAAGTTCATGGCCATCCAGGACGCCATGGTGATGATGTTCCCGCCACCGCCTGTGAACGGCATCGGCACCACGGGCGGGTTCAAGCTCATGGTGGAAGACCGAGGCAACCAGGGCTACGCGGCGCTTTATCAGGCCACGCAGAAGCTCGTCGGCGCAGCCTATGGCACCCAGAAGCTCACGCAGGTTTACTCCGGCTACACCGTCAATGTGCCGCAGCTTGAGGCGGACGTGGATCGTGAGAAAGCGAAGGTTCAGGGCGTGCCGCTGGCGAATCTGTTTGAGACATTGCAGGTCAACCTCGGCAGCCTTTACGTGAACGACTTCAACCGCTTTGGCCGCACCTACCAGGTCGTGGCGCAGGCGGAGCAGCAGTTCCGTGACGACGCCAGCGACATCACGCGGCTGAAAACGCGCAACGCTGCGGGTGAGATGGTGCCCGTGGGATCATTGGTGAAAGTGAAGGAGGGCTTTGGCCCGGACCGTGTCACGCATTACAACGGCTACCTCGCCGCCGACCTGAACGGTGCCCCCATGCCGCCGCTGAGCTCCGGCCAGGCGGAGGAGCTCATCTCCAAGCTGGCCAAAGAAGGCCTGCCGGGCGGGTTTGAGTTTGAGTGGACGGACCTCACCTACCAGAAGATAATCGCCGGAAACACCGCCATCTACATCTACCCGCTGTGCATCCTGCTGGTGTTCATGGTGCTGGCCGCCCAGTATGAGAGCCTGCGCCTGCCGCTGGCCATCATCCTCATCGTGCCGCTGTGCCTGCTGTTTGCGCTGGCGGGGGTGATGATCACGGGTGGTGACAACAACATCTTCACGCAGATCGGCTTCATCGTGCTGATCGGGCTGGCCTGCAAAAACGCGATTCTGATCGTGGAGTTTGCGAAGGAGAAATTTGATCACGGCCTCAGTCCGCTGGAAGCGGCCATCGAGTCCTGCCGCCTGCGCCTGCGTCCGATTTTGATGACGTCCATCGCCTTCATCGCTGGTGTGTATCCGCTGGTGGTCTCCACCGGTGCGGGCGCTGAAATGCGCCGCGCCATGGGCACCGCCGTGTTTGCCGGCATGATCGGCGTGACCTTCCTGGGCCTGTTCTTCACGCCGGTGTTTTATGTGCTGGTGATGCTGTGGCAGAAGAAAAAGAAGGCCTCCGCTTCTGCCGACGAAATCCCTTCCGCTGCTCTTCCTGTTCCTCACTGA
- a CDS encoding efflux transporter outer membrane subunit: MRFFIPFLFATSVIAQIGPNYERPETVTPAGYKGAVNWREARPLDTLPKGAWWRVFGDARLNSLMEMATANNQTLKASVARFDQARAGTGLARAAFFPTADINSAFTTQRTSPNMPSAFPLNGLHYVGPSYTVPLDFSWELDLWGKIRRQNESARADAAAAANQMQNVLLGVHADVATNYFRIRALDGELATVRAAVGWRRQALDIARARVKAGAGSELEQAQAETEVASAEAEVGALQNQRDQLENAIALLTGTNPSAFKMGGNPSQLPSPPVVPAGVPTDLLERRPDVAAAERTLASTTAQIGVTKANFFPSIRLTGRTGYLSGDVEKLFEMGSMNWNIGPSITVPLFAGGKNRAYMERARAAHDEALANYRQAILASFNDVENALAAMRNLSNQTEAQHRARASAQQAAKIAHARYEAGTSPYLDVIEANRSLLTTERACATLAGQRLIASVSLVKALGGGWDQNLPVTVPAITPDPEAMGSTAPKKGFFTKVKGWFKKD; the protein is encoded by the coding sequence ATGCGCTTTTTCATTCCATTTCTTTTTGCGACTAGTGTCATCGCCCAGATCGGGCCGAATTACGAACGGCCGGAAACTGTGACGCCAGCAGGCTACAAAGGTGCCGTGAACTGGCGTGAAGCACGCCCGCTCGATACACTGCCGAAAGGTGCGTGGTGGCGCGTGTTTGGCGATGCCAGGCTGAACAGCCTCATGGAGATGGCCACGGCAAACAACCAGACGCTGAAGGCATCGGTGGCGCGCTTTGACCAGGCGCGGGCGGGTACGGGGCTGGCGCGTGCGGCGTTTTTCCCCACGGCGGATATTAATTCCGCCTTCACCACGCAGCGCACTTCCCCCAACATGCCCAGCGCCTTTCCGCTGAACGGCCTGCATTACGTTGGGCCGAGCTACACGGTGCCGCTGGATTTTAGCTGGGAACTGGATCTGTGGGGAAAGATCCGTCGCCAGAACGAAAGCGCGCGTGCGGATGCCGCTGCTGCCGCCAACCAAATGCAAAACGTGCTGCTCGGAGTGCATGCCGACGTGGCCACGAACTACTTCCGCATTCGTGCTCTCGATGGCGAACTGGCCACCGTGCGCGCGGCCGTGGGCTGGCGCAGGCAGGCGCTGGACATCGCACGTGCTCGCGTGAAGGCTGGTGCAGGCAGTGAACTGGAGCAGGCGCAGGCCGAGACCGAGGTGGCCAGCGCCGAGGCCGAAGTGGGAGCACTGCAAAATCAGCGTGACCAGCTGGAAAATGCCATTGCTCTGCTGACGGGAACAAACCCCAGTGCCTTTAAGATGGGGGGCAATCCAAGCCAGCTGCCTTCTCCGCCCGTCGTCCCAGCGGGTGTGCCTACTGATCTACTTGAGCGTCGCCCTGATGTGGCGGCTGCCGAGCGCACTCTGGCCTCCACCACTGCGCAGATCGGTGTGACGAAAGCCAATTTCTTTCCCAGCATCCGGCTCACGGGCCGCACAGGCTATCTGAGCGGCGATGTGGAAAAGCTCTTTGAGATGGGAAGCATGAACTGGAACATCGGCCCGAGCATCACGGTGCCGCTGTTTGCCGGTGGCAAGAACCGCGCCTACATGGAACGTGCCCGCGCCGCGCATGATGAAGCGCTGGCTAACTACCGACAGGCGATCCTGGCGTCGTTCAATGATGTGGAAAACGCCCTGGCTGCCATGCGCAATCTCAGCAACCAGACTGAGGCGCAGCACCGTGCACGCGCCAGCGCGCAGCAGGCGGCAAAGATCGCCCATGCACGCTATGAGGCTGGCACCAGTCCTTATCTGGATGTGATCGAGGCCAACCGCTCTCTGCTAACGACCGAGCGCGCCTGTGCCACGCTGGCCGGTCAGCGACTGATCGCCAGCGTGAGCCTGGTCAAAGCTCTCGGCGGTGGCTGGGATCAAAACCTGCCCGTGACGGTGCCTGCCATCACGCCTGATCCGGAGGCAATGGGTTCCACCGCACCGAAGAAAGGCTTTTTCACGAAGGTGAAGGGGTGGTTTAAGAAGGATTGA
- a CDS encoding phytoene/squalene synthase family protein, with protein MSDESHHERELGGQLLASVSRSFYLTLKALPKELREPISLAYLLARTADTIADTASVDAAIRLDCLERYRALVRGTGDVQSLANMLIRQFCPQQSDDAERRLMEKFADGIAWMRTMQPAPLAAIQSVLEHIIDGQMLDIRRFPSDGQLRRLASAKELDEYTWLVAGCVGEFWTQLCASELPASLDPAVSTAQMQEWGARMGKGLQLINILRDIGEDTRDGRCYLPCQPEDIQTEWSLWLQTCTEHLECGLRYVQHVAHGKLRYATALPLLLGIQTVAKMRTSTWDKIQQGVKISRLDVASILAQAAIACRSAGAMEKLYRKLAEA; from the coding sequence ATGTCTGACGAATCCCACCATGAACGCGAACTCGGCGGCCAGCTGCTGGCATCGGTCTCGCGTTCTTTCTATCTCACCCTCAAGGCATTGCCCAAGGAACTGCGCGAGCCCATCTCCCTCGCTTACCTGCTGGCCCGCACGGCGGACACCATCGCCGACACTGCCAGCGTGGACGCCGCCATCCGCCTCGACTGCCTCGAGCGCTACCGCGCTCTTGTTCGTGGCACTGGTGACGTTCAAAGCCTCGCCAACATGCTCATCCGCCAGTTCTGCCCGCAGCAGAGCGATGATGCCGAGCGCCGCCTGATGGAAAAATTTGCCGATGGCATCGCCTGGATGCGCACCATGCAACCCGCACCGCTGGCCGCCATTCAGAGCGTGCTGGAGCACATCATCGACGGTCAGATGCTCGACATCCGCCGCTTTCCCTCAGACGGCCAGCTGCGCCGCCTGGCCAGCGCAAAGGAGCTGGACGAGTACACCTGGCTGGTGGCCGGATGCGTGGGCGAATTCTGGACCCAGCTCTGCGCCAGCGAGCTGCCCGCCTCTCTTGACCCCGCCGTGAGCACCGCCCAGATGCAGGAATGGGGCGCTCGCATGGGCAAAGGCCTGCAGCTTATCAACATCCTGCGAGACATCGGTGAAGACACCCGCGACGGCCGCTGCTACCTGCCCTGCCAGCCCGAGGACATCCAGACAGAATGGAGCCTCTGGCTGCAAACCTGCACCGAGCATCTCGAGTGCGGCCTGCGGTACGTCCAGCACGTGGCCCACGGCAAGCTCCGCTATGCCACAGCCCTGCCCCTGCTCCTTGGCATCCAAACCGTGGCCAAAATGCGCACCTCTACGTGGGATAAGATTCAGCAGGGCGTCAAAATCTCCCGTCTCGACGTCGCCAGCATCCTCGCCCAGGCCGCCATCGCCTGCCGCAGCGCGGGGGCGATGGAGAAGCTCTATCGGAAGCTGGCGGAAGCTTGA
- the hemW gene encoding radical SAM family heme chaperone HemW has product MKHLYVHIPFCHRICPYCSFHKHTPGGTDMTAFVDALLREVEKQPLQPQTIFFGGGTPTMLSDVHLERLLYGLKERVDFSQMVEFTMEANPRSVTESKAALMRAMGVTRISLGIQAWDDETLKTLGRDHARADAEETWQVLKAEGFPSLNLDLMFSIPGQSMDTWRSTLEHTIALQPDHISAYNLNYEEDTDFFRRLKAGEYREDEGRDADFFNLAIDLLEADGFEHYEISNYAKAGHRSVHNEAYWMGEDYLGIGPGAFSTVGGRRWHNVKDTPRYMAMTLAGEDTAVEVEELTPDQRRTERFGLELRTARGLPLELIAPESRKMLETLRDQGLLSYDESHLRLTRAGKPLVDPIAVALMG; this is encoded by the coding sequence GTGAAGCACCTTTACGTTCATATTCCATTCTGCCACCGCATCTGCCCCTACTGCAGCTTTCACAAGCACACGCCGGGTGGCACGGACATGACGGCATTTGTGGATGCGCTGCTGAGGGAGGTGGAAAAACAGCCGCTGCAGCCGCAGACGATTTTCTTTGGCGGTGGTACGCCCACGATGCTGAGCGACGTGCATCTGGAGCGCCTGCTGTACGGGCTGAAGGAGCGGGTGGATTTCTCGCAGATGGTGGAGTTTACGATGGAGGCCAATCCTCGCAGTGTCACAGAGTCCAAGGCGGCGCTGATGCGTGCCATGGGCGTCACACGTATCAGTCTGGGCATCCAGGCCTGGGATGACGAAACGCTCAAAACCCTGGGCCGTGATCATGCAAGAGCTGATGCGGAAGAGACGTGGCAGGTGCTAAAAGCGGAAGGTTTTCCCAGTCTGAACTTGGACCTGATGTTTTCCATCCCGGGGCAGAGCATGGACACGTGGCGCAGCACGTTGGAGCACACCATCGCCCTACAGCCTGACCACATCTCCGCCTACAACCTGAACTATGAGGAGGACACGGACTTTTTCCGCCGACTCAAGGCTGGGGAGTACCGCGAGGACGAAGGGCGCGACGCGGATTTTTTCAATCTGGCGATCGATCTGCTGGAGGCAGACGGCTTTGAGCACTACGAGATCTCCAACTACGCCAAAGCGGGGCACCGCTCCGTGCACAACGAGGCCTACTGGATGGGAGAAGACTATTTGGGCATCGGGCCTGGCGCTTTTTCAACCGTGGGTGGCAGGCGCTGGCACAATGTCAAAGACACCCCGCGCTACATGGCGATGACGCTGGCCGGAGAAGATACCGCCGTGGAGGTGGAGGAACTCACACCTGATCAACGCCGCACCGAGCGTTTTGGCCTGGAACTGCGAACGGCGCGCGGCCTGCCGCTGGAGCTGATCGCCCCGGAGTCGCGCAAAATGCTCGAGACTCTGCGAGATCAGGGGCTGCTGAGCTATGACGAAAGTCACTTACGGCTGACCCGAGCAGGGAAGCCGCTGGTTGATCCCATCGCTGTGGCGCTGATGGGGTAG
- a CDS encoding DUF5362 family protein, which produces METPANPYSTPSANLYGAPAGVSSDIVAPSTIAQLTGTKPWVRFMSVMMWIGVIFMLLAAGAMAVVAAIGKGKLAGNSPFGDVQFIALAAIYVFFAVLYIIPATKLWKYANRIGSLAASHSLADLDKALNEQRGFWKFVGVMMIIMLSLYLIAIIGVVALGTTAALKSGAFPVK; this is translated from the coding sequence ATGGAAACACCCGCCAACCCTTACTCCACCCCATCTGCCAACTTGTACGGGGCCCCTGCGGGTGTGAGTTCCGACATCGTTGCCCCCAGCACCATCGCTCAGCTTACCGGCACCAAGCCCTGGGTACGCTTCATGTCAGTGATGATGTGGATCGGCGTCATCTTCATGCTGCTGGCAGCCGGAGCCATGGCGGTTGTGGCCGCCATCGGCAAGGGCAAGCTGGCTGGCAACTCCCCTTTTGGTGACGTGCAGTTCATCGCGCTAGCCGCGATTTACGTGTTCTTTGCTGTTTTGTACATCATCCCCGCCACCAAACTCTGGAAATATGCCAACCGCATCGGCTCCCTAGCAGCCTCACATAGCCTGGCCGATCTGGACAAGGCCCTGAATGAACAACGTGGCTTCTGGAAATTCGTTGGCGTCATGATGATCATCATGCTTTCCCTGTACTTGATCGCTATCATTGGCGTAGTGGCACTGGGCACCACCGCTGCGCTGAAATCCGGCGCCTTCCCGGTGAAATAA
- a CDS encoding RDD family protein, with protein MAAARADTLQSVELADGVEIQLRVAGVAVRSMAYLIDLLIRIAIYIGASILMFWLLADVLGPQVTLGLFLLFIFFMEWFYNVIFEAGAKGATPGQRVFKLRVMSMTGGPVTLAQAVMRNFLRVVDFMPFFYLTGIVCMLFTRRFQRLGDLVANTVVTYVELPHTVVAQVPIQAERLAPSQVLTREEQAALLQFIERAPLWADERRLELASLAQPLTKAPGPEGLRRLCGMALWLQEPEEKRATPPPLKGAAYSRS; from the coding sequence ATGGCAGCGGCGCGCGCGGACACCTTGCAATCAGTCGAACTCGCAGATGGCGTGGAGATTCAGCTCCGCGTCGCGGGTGTGGCAGTTCGCAGCATGGCTTACTTGATTGACCTGCTGATCCGCATAGCCATCTACATTGGTGCTTCCATCCTCATGTTCTGGCTTCTGGCAGACGTGCTGGGGCCGCAGGTCACTCTGGGACTGTTCCTACTTTTCATTTTCTTCATGGAGTGGTTTTACAACGTCATCTTTGAAGCGGGTGCCAAGGGTGCAACACCTGGGCAGCGCGTTTTCAAGCTGCGGGTCATGAGCATGACAGGGGGCCCGGTGACGCTGGCGCAGGCCGTGATGCGAAACTTTTTGCGCGTGGTGGATTTCATGCCGTTTTTTTACCTTACAGGGATTGTCTGCATGCTTTTCACCCGGCGATTTCAGCGGTTGGGAGATCTGGTGGCGAACACGGTGGTGACGTATGTCGAGCTGCCGCACACCGTTGTAGCTCAAGTACCAATTCAAGCAGAGCGCCTGGCACCCTCCCAGGTGCTCACGCGGGAGGAGCAGGCGGCGCTGTTGCAGTTCATCGAGCGTGCACCGTTATGGGCGGATGAGCGGCGTCTTGAACTGGCCTCGCTGGCGCAGCCACTGACAAAGGCACCCGGCCCAGAAGGATTGCGACGCCTTTGCGGCATGGCACTGTGGCTGCAGGAACCTGAGGAGAAACGCGCCACACCGCCACCGCTGAAAGGAGCAGCCTACTCCCGCTCATGA
- a CDS encoding stage II sporulation protein M, with protein sequence MTPAQFEKQIEPRWQKLEKLLAEAEQNHPTAAVDELPATFRQVCHDLSVAQHRMSPQRLTQKLNALALRTYRVLERHSAGGWEAFVRLFFVEFPQAVRAEWRLFWWCTALFYLPAVLIAAITPAHPEWAMALLGPEGMVQIESMYGESSKPSDFVRESYGSGFAAFCFYIWNNVSINFKTFAGGILGGVGSLFVLMFNSLFLGAVFGYVHYSGNPMTLYAWVVAHGAPEITGMIIAAMAGMRVGWSVLRPGRMERREALVLAGRKALPLLIGAAILTSLAAVLEGFWSPLNLPLSIKFASGGMCWVLLTVFLLFSGRRSGNAA encoded by the coding sequence ATGACACCGGCGCAGTTTGAAAAGCAGATCGAGCCCCGCTGGCAGAAGCTGGAAAAGCTGCTGGCAGAGGCCGAGCAGAATCACCCCACGGCGGCGGTGGACGAACTGCCAGCCACCTTTCGCCAGGTTTGCCATGACCTGAGCGTGGCGCAGCACCGCATGAGCCCGCAGCGCCTCACTCAGAAGCTCAATGCGCTGGCCCTGCGGACGTACCGTGTGCTTGAGCGCCACAGCGCCGGGGGCTGGGAGGCGTTTGTGCGGCTGTTCTTTGTGGAGTTTCCCCAGGCGGTACGGGCAGAATGGAGACTCTTCTGGTGGTGCACCGCGCTGTTCTACCTGCCGGCAGTGCTGATCGCCGCCATTACTCCGGCACATCCGGAGTGGGCCATGGCGCTGCTGGGGCCGGAAGGCATGGTGCAGATCGAGAGCATGTACGGAGAGTCCAGCAAGCCCTCTGATTTTGTGCGTGAGAGCTATGGCTCTGGCTTTGCGGCCTTCTGCTTCTACATCTGGAACAACGTCAGCATCAATTTCAAGACTTTCGCCGGAGGCATCCTCGGCGGTGTGGGCTCTTTGTTTGTTCTGATGTTCAATTCCTTGTTTCTTGGCGCGGTATTTGGCTACGTGCACTATTCCGGCAATCCTATGACGCTGTATGCGTGGGTGGTCGCACACGGAGCGCCTGAAATCACCGGCATGATCATCGCTGCCATGGCAGGGATGCGGGTGGGGTGGTCGGTGCTGCGGCCGGGCCGCATGGAGAGGCGCGAGGCGCTGGTGCTGGCGGGGCGCAAAGCGCTGCCGCTGCTGATCGGTGCTGCGATCCTGACGAGCCTGGCGGCAGTGCTGGAGGGCTTTTGGTCGCCGCTGAACCTGCCGCTTTCGATCAAATTTGCCTCGGGTGGCATGTGCTGGGTGCTGCTGACGGTGTTTCTACTTTTTAGCGGAAGGAGGAGCGGCAATGCGGCTTGA
- a CDS encoding DUF4129 domain-containing protein — translation MRLENITVNLRPRQPWEAVDLGCAMVRRDYGRIILLWACTVLPLWVLVCMLLHAAPVWIPLVVWWLKPLYDRVPLFFLSRAAFGERPGFAETMKQWPRLWLKNCLPALLWRRLSFIRSFALPAQMLEGLSGGAANQRIKTLAMDGGGSGLSLSYVFSKIELAAWIGLMAGTYDLLPEAAQPEWSGLSAALDIESSIPRAFLWWGAACHMLIVTLIEPFYVGAGFALYLNCRTRIEGWDVELAFRRMAARLTSGSAALVIALLALMAASSPLHAADPKLAQADTNPELRKMLGELEGNIKKARLGSEVKSDPAKTVEKVLKEPEFEIHKIKSKKWVPDFKSEKKSSAEMPSLGFLEIIGKGLFWLLLIGLTSWLVYYLVRNRHLFISRSASRAPVRAPKVLMGMNITRESLPDDIVAAARAAWATGDGKEALSLLYRGSLSWLVNRRRVPISDSDTEEDCLMQVIQAGEKPEAEYFRQLTGAWVQVAYALLPVSDAEMGALCDQWPFIEKGGAA, via the coding sequence ATGCGGCTTGAAAACATCACCGTAAATCTGCGGCCGCGCCAGCCGTGGGAGGCTGTGGACCTGGGCTGTGCGATGGTGCGCCGGGACTACGGGCGCATCATTCTGCTTTGGGCCTGCACGGTGCTGCCGCTGTGGGTGCTGGTATGCATGCTGCTGCACGCTGCGCCGGTGTGGATTCCGCTCGTGGTGTGGTGGCTCAAGCCACTCTATGACCGTGTGCCGCTCTTCTTTCTGAGTCGCGCCGCCTTTGGAGAGCGCCCTGGCTTTGCCGAGACGATGAAACAGTGGCCGCGGCTGTGGCTCAAGAACTGCCTGCCTGCGCTTCTTTGGCGCAGGTTATCCTTCATCCGCAGCTTTGCGCTGCCCGCGCAGATGCTGGAGGGCCTAAGCGGAGGGGCTGCCAACCAGCGTATCAAGACATTGGCCATGGACGGAGGCGGCTCCGGGCTGAGCTTGTCGTATGTGTTTAGCAAGATCGAGCTGGCTGCCTGGATTGGCCTGATGGCAGGCACCTATGATCTGCTGCCGGAGGCTGCCCAGCCGGAATGGAGCGGGCTTTCCGCTGCGCTGGATATCGAAAGCAGCATCCCGCGTGCCTTCCTCTGGTGGGGAGCGGCCTGCCATATGCTTATCGTCACACTTATCGAGCCTTTTTATGTGGGGGCGGGCTTTGCGCTTTATCTGAACTGCCGCACACGCATTGAGGGCTGGGATGTGGAGCTGGCCTTCCGGCGCATGGCTGCGCGCCTGACTTCCGGCTCGGCTGCGCTTGTCATCGCCCTGCTGGCTTTGATGGCCGCTTCTTCGCCGCTGCATGCCGCAGACCCAAAGCTGGCGCAGGCTGATACCAACCCGGAATTGCGCAAGATGCTCGGTGAACTGGAGGGCAATATTAAGAAGGCAAGGCTGGGCTCTGAAGTGAAATCAGATCCCGCCAAGACCGTGGAGAAGGTGCTCAAAGAGCCGGAATTTGAAATCCATAAGATCAAAAGCAAGAAGTGGGTGCCCGATTTCAAATCTGAAAAGAAAAGCTCGGCTGAGATGCCATCGCTGGGCTTTTTGGAGATCATAGGGAAGGGCTTGTTCTGGCTCCTGCTCATTGGGCTGACTTCCTGGCTGGTGTATTATCTGGTGAGGAACCGTCATCTTTTCATCTCACGCAGTGCGAGCAGGGCACCAGTACGTGCGCCCAAGGTGCTCATGGGCATGAACATCACACGCGAGAGCCTGCCAGATGACATTGTGGCCGCTGCACGCGCCGCCTGGGCGACAGGAGACGGCAAAGAAGCGCTCAGCCTGCTTTATCGCGGTTCATTGTCCTGGCTGGTAAACCGCCGTCGGGTGCCGATCTCCGACAGCGATACGGAGGAAGACTGTCTGATGCAGGTGATCCAGGCCGGAGAGAAGCCTGAGGCAGAGTATTTTCGCCAGCTGACGGGGGCCTGGGTGCAGGTGGCCTATGCATTGCTGCCTGTGTCAGATGCCGAGATGGGTGCACTGTGTGATCAGTGGCCCTTCATTGAGAAAGGAGGGGCAGCATGA